Proteins encoded by one window of Salvia splendens isolate huo1 chromosome 5, SspV2, whole genome shotgun sequence:
- the LOC121802743 gene encoding laccase-14-like encodes MRELRYQTLDLLLEANQPPSHYYMAARIYATGGEFVTIPATGIIEYVGNYTPPPSPLLPSFPEVNDSAASIGITDQLKSPGSNVDETFFYTLSVNQFPCTNPSCSGSTRLLASVNNVTLILPKTVDILTAYYRGIRGIYTPDFPNFPASSFNYTQGTPLKEESRFYVVGSGLGNYDRIRDPPNYNLVDPPLMENIAVPMNGWTAIRFKANNPGVWYMHCHFERHVSWGMAMVFVVKDGERPNEKMLPPPPDMPRCGGEVSSPPLVIGEPDTTMGKREDAE; translated from the exons ATGAGAGAACTA AGATA CCAAACCCTCGATTTGCTTCTAGAAGCCAACCAGCCGCCAAGCCATTATTACATGGCTGCCAGAATATATGCCACTGGCGGGGAATTCGTGACCATCCCCGCTACTGGAATAATCGAGTATGTCGGAAACTACACTCCGCCTCCGTCACCACTGCTTCCATCCTTCCCCGAAGTCAACGACTCGGCTGCATCGATCGGCATCACAGACCAACTAAAAAGCCCAGGCAGCAACGTCGATGAAACCTTCTTCTACACTCTTTCGGTGAACCAATTTCCATGTACTAATCCCTCGTGCTCGGGGTCCACTAGGCTGCTCGCGAGCGTCAACAACGTGACACTCATACTTCCGAAAACTGTCGACATTCTCACAGCTTATTACAGGGGAATCAGGGGAATTTACACCCCTGATTTCCCTAACTTCCCGGCCTCCTCTTTCAACTACACGCAAGGTACGCCGTTGAAAGAGGAGAGTCG CTTCTACGTGGTTGGGTCTGGGTTAGGGAACTATGATAGGATCCGGGACCCGCCTAACTATAATCTTGTCGACCCGCCGTTGATGGAGAACATCGCGGTGCCAATGAATGGATGGACCGCTATAAGATTTAAGGCTAACAATCCAG GAGTATGGTATATGCATTGCCATTTTGAGCGACACGTGAGTTGGGGAATGGCAATGGTGTTCGTTGTCAAGGACGGGGAGCGCCCCAACGAGAAGATGCTGCCGCCTCCGCCTGATATGCCACGCTGCGGTGGCGAAGTCTCGTCTCCTCCTCTTGTAATTGGTGAACCTGATACCACAATGGGGAAAAGAGAAGATGCTGAATGA